One Bythopirellula goksoeyrii genomic window, GGGGCCCGGATAGAACGCCTGGAAACCAAACGGTTTTGTTTTGGCGGCAGCGATCACCTCCCACACATCAATCCCCAGCCGATCGTAGACCTTTTTGAGTTCATTCACCATCGCGATATTCACCGCGCGATAGGTGTTCTCCAAGATCTTGCAGGCTTCAGCCACTTCGCACGAGGAAACAGTCACCACCTCGCTTACAGCCGCACTGTAGAGGGCTTCGGCCAATTGAAGGCTCTGAGCATCATATCCACCAACTACTTTAGGAATCTTGCCTGCAGAGAAATCCACATTGCCGGGATCCTCGCGCTCGGGACTATAGGCGAGAAAGAAATCGGTGCCGCACTTGAGGCCACTCGTCGCGAGAATGGGCAACATCACATCACGGGTAGTCCCGGGATAGGTCGTGCTTTCGAGCGCGATGAGTTGCCCTGGCCGTAATCGCTTGGCAATGAGCCGCGCTGTGGATTCTACGTAGCTCAGATCCGGATCTCTGCTGTCGGTCAGGGGCGTCGGTACGCAAATCAATATGGCATCCGGTTCGTCGAGCCGGTTCATGTCGGCCGTGGGGTCTAAAGAACCTTCTTTGATGCAGCCAGCGATCCAGTCGGAGGAGAGGTGGCCAATGTAGCTGTGGCCAGCAAGCAAATGATCCACTTTTCGCTGATCGACATCAAAGCCGATGACGCGGATGCCTTTTGTGATGAACGCTCGGGCGAGTGGCAACCCGACATAGCCGAGCCCCACAATGCCTACTATCACGGACTTGTCGGAAATTTTCTTATTGAGTATCTGCATTAACATACTTTCCTAAGAGACAGATTTCGAAGAGATGGATTATTTATGACAGGTAGTACGCAGTTACGTTATTAGACCTACACGATTGATAATGGCAAAATCAATTCGTCAATACTGTTGCGATTCGTTCGGCCGCGTGGCCATCCCATAATTCCGGACAACGGCCCAACTTATATTTCCCATGCAGCACATCGTGGAGTGAGGATCGCAACAAATCAGCATTGCTGCCGATCAAAGTGCTAGTCCCTATTTCTACAGTGATCGGACGCTCAGTATTACTGCGAAGCGTGAGGCATGGTATACCCAAGAAAGTAGATTCTTCCTGGAGGCCTCCGGAGTCGGTCACGATGACACGTGAATTTGAGGTTAGTGAAAGAAAAGGGAGATATCCTAGAGGCCCCATCAAATGGATATTTGGTGCTTTTTCTAGTTTCACCCTGATTCCTGCCTGCTCAAGTTTTTGCTCTGTACGTGGATGCACAGGAAATACTAATGGGATATGGCTGGATATATCGATTAGGACCGCGACCAAGTCTGCCAGTATTTTTACATCGTCAACATTTGACGGCCTATGAAGCGTGATAACTCCATAATGATTTGGCTTCACTCCAAACTGCTCTGCAACCACTATATCTTTCGCCTGATCCAGCATATGCACGA contains:
- a CDS encoding nucleotide sugar dehydrogenase; protein product: MLMQILNKKISDKSVIVGIVGLGYVGLPLARAFITKGIRVIGFDVDQRKVDHLLAGHSYIGHLSSDWIAGCIKEGSLDPTADMNRLDEPDAILICVPTPLTDSRDPDLSYVESTARLIAKRLRPGQLIALESTTYPGTTRDVMLPILATSGLKCGTDFFLAYSPEREDPGNVDFSAGKIPKVVGGYDAQSLQLAEALYSAAVSEVVTVSSCEVAEACKILENTYRAVNIAMVNELKKVYDRLGIDVWEVIAAAKTKPFGFQAFYPGPGLGGHCIPIDPFYLSWVARKHDMPTRFIELAGEVNASMPEYVVERLALALNDASKPIKGSKICILGVAYKRDVDDPRESPSFRLMELIAARGGQLSYSDPHVPRLPKMRHYKVPELSSCELTPKFLAEQDCVLIVTDHSAYDYEAIVKHSQLVVDTRNALAGVSATGATIVKA